The nucleotide sequence cctttaaTACAGATTTGGCactattataatttaaaaaaaaaatacaatacacacacacactcacacacacatacacactatcacATGCTGTGGATGTTCAGAAAGGCACTGTGCATTTTTATAATCAAAGTTTATTTATATGTCAGATTCTGAGGTGACAAAAGTATGGTTTTTGATAATTAAGGGATGTCTTATCATACTGAATAAGTTTTGAAAAAGTGTTGCTACACATTTAGTGCTACAACAATTGTTGATAAATTTCCAGATATAACAGTTCAAAATGATGATTCTGTTTGTGAATACTATTTACTGATAAATTCTGTGAAACAGGTCCATTGAAAGACACAGAATATTATGGAAGACCATTGAAGTTTACTGAAGACATATGATTGGATATTTCTGCCTGTATGCTGCATAGTCcatcaaaattattaaccaaAGTTAGCGCAGCAGCAAGATATTGGACTTACCACTGCTCATAAGGCCATCAGAACAGAGTAAAACTTTTCCTATATAAGATAATGACAGTATAACAACTGAAAGCAACTGATCACAGAGAGCCGATGTTTTATTGCAGATGGCTAAAACTGACTTGTTGAAGAGGAAACTGTTAGTGTTTTGGATGTTGCCTTCTTTAAAGGATGATGTATGTCACCATTTCTTGGGTTATGTTAATTCACAAAATACAGGGTTGTGGTTATCCAGTAATCCTTGCAGATTTTATAAAATACTTCCACATGATCTGAAAGTTGGAGTCTGGGTTGCAATTTTCAAGGGTTGCATTGGTGATCCTATTTTCTTTACAGAGGCAATAAGCAATGAGTGCTATTATTTTTAGATTCTTCTCAACTTCACAGGATACATGACTTGAGAAGAAGTCAATTACTCATGGTTTTGATAAGATGGTGCTACCACTCACtctttgaattgaaatctttGGGGACTGCATTATTTCAAAAGACTTGCAGCATACCCCACTTTCACTCCCAGGATCTTAATCCACTTATCTTTTATTTATGATGAGCAGCAAAGTATTCTGTAGACTGCAAGTGTTAATACATGCCTAATGACTTGAAAAAGCAATAACTTCTTATATAGGGTCCATTTCAAATGAAGAaccaatagaaataaaatgagtcCAGGCCTGAATTGATGCTAAAGGACATCACTTTCAGCACCTTGTTTTGTTCATAATTTCTATCTGTATCCCATATTGTGATATGTTTGCTAATAAAGAATATGTCAACATTGTGAccaacacttatatatacatgaaatatatgtaattagTGATACCCAAAGTATAGTGCTTACATGTTTAGAGCATGATCACTTATCAACAGAGTTTGGTTAATTAATTGCCAAAACAAGTcagaaatatcaaaagaaataagaacatgGTGATTTCTAATTAATTTGAAGTCATCTGGAATTATGCTACTGGAAAATGATGGTGACATATGTAATAGAACCCAACACTGTGAATGAAGGCTTTTTTACCAATTTGATAGTAATTAACTACAGAGATATATTTTGGATCTAGTAGTAAGATTTAGTGTAGCTAGTACTGTAGGATGGTACTTTGTCTTTGGTGAATCAAATCCATCATTTGAAACTACTTCCACTTATGTTGTTATTGGCCTTAGAATATCTTGactttcaattatttttctaatgTCTTGCCtatgtaaaaaattatattattacagTTGTTTTTATTAATGGTTTATTCTTTCAGAAAACCATATGAGTGTTATTAGTCACAGTCACTACAATTGCAGATGAAACATCTAATGGTTACTAATTCATATCCACAGACTAGCTTGGCAAAAGATGTCAGTAAATGTACAATTATATGGTCTAAACCAAGAattatttaacatcatcatcCGCTGGATGTATTGACACAGATCCTTAAAGTGACATTGCAAGCTGAAGAGACTTTCTTTTATGCAACATTATGTGTCCTTTTCTGTCACATCAGCAATAGTAGACTGAGGTGTATCTGTACTGCCTTCATTACATTCTTCTAAGCCTGTATTTCCTGCAGTTGCTATTGTATTGCCAGCTGTGTCATCCTGCGATCCATCTTGGCATTCCTCTTTGGAAACTGCATAATATGAAGCTAACATTTTAGCATAACCTGTATCATCTTTATTAAGTTCAAAATCTAAGGATAAAGATTTACTATCAAACCAACAATCTTCACTACCAGAACTGGATTTAGTTGGTGAATAGTAAGATGCTGAACTTATTTCACTATTGTCTGTATATTCTATATTAGCACCAGTTTCAGCATTGTTAGTGGGTGATGTTTGTTCATCTTGGCATATGCTTGCTGATATTTCAGATTCTACCTGTTTTGGGGTCTCACAAGTCATTGGCTGGTTTTCATAACAGCTTTCATTTCCTAGAGGCATGTCAACCAATGTATCACTAGATCTATCACTTTGTGGATTGCTGTCattatcaaaattttcaaaattttctcccaGAGTAAAATGTTGGTCTGTTTGGGACAGATTATCATCACAACAGTCTTTTCCACTTGAGTTATGTCCTTCAGAACAATTGCTTTGGTTAGTTAAGTTATCTTCAGTTGCAATCTGGTTTGATTCAGAGATATTACTATCTGCACTGAGTGGCTCacagctttcagtttctgtcagtgGTGACTGATCTGATTCAGTAATATTCTGGACAACTTCATTGGTTACTAAAGGTTGATGTGTTTGGATTGTATCCTTAGAAGTTTCACTTTCTGTAATTGATTCATCTTGAATATTTGATGGCAATTCTTGGTTAAGGTCACTTTCAGTAAATGTACTTTGTTCCTTTACAGAAATATCCTTTCCATCATTTTCATTAGTAGAGATTTCTGACTGTGTATCATGTACGTTTTCCATATCTGTAGTTGTTACATTCTCCTTAGCTGCTTCATTCTTGCAATCTCCATGTGGTGATGAAGGATATTCTGAAGAAGCACAATATATATTGTCATCAATTGGCACACCTTTAACAGTTTCAAGATTAGAGTCAATATTGCCAGAAACGCTAACTATTTTAGCTTTAGTATACTTATTCTGTGGAATCAGAAAGAGAAATCCCATGCTGTCAACATCTTCATCAATTCTCTTAACTGGGGAGCTTAATGGAGAAAAGATAACTCGATTTGCTcgtatttcttcttcctcttcctcaaaTGAAGATTCTGTCATTGaatttgatggaaaaaaaaattgtgggtgAGGAGAAGAAGCTCGGGATGAAGATTCAGGACTGTTTTGAGGACAGAGTGGAGACTGTCGGCcagataaattaattttttcttcaaattgtTTGGTAATTTTTCTAACAGGAGATTCTTTTGGTTTGTTCAAGTCCTCTGTTGGTTGATGTAACAAATAGCTGTGATCTGTCAGAAAAGCATCAGCAAAAAGTGCACAATCTTTAATTATATTGGATTCAATCTCTTGGGAATTCCGTCTTGGTTTTCTAGGGGATTCTATGTTATGTAGCGCTTCTTGATTTGTTTTAAACATAGAGTTTGTATCTTCAGTGACTGCCTCTTCCATAACAGTATCTAGTTGATGGGGAATTGGTGTTATTCTCCCGGTTCGCTTAAGAGTATCAGTAAAGGCAGCATATTCTCTGAAGGCATTCATTTCTGCTTCAGTAGCATTATATGGTAATCTGTCCCATCCCTTTTGAGAGAAAGCAGGATTCATTCTACTGTCTTTTTGATTGTCAGGAATATTTTTGGTAGTTTCTGAACCCTTTTCTGCAAGAAATGTTCTGATTTCACTGCTAATTGAGTCTACAAATACATTCTCTATTCTATTGTCTTCATCTTTGACAGCAGGTGCAATACTGTCATGTTGCATGGTGACAGTTTCAAATTCAGACTCAGAGTTATATGTTAACGTTTCTACCTTAAATACTTTTGTTTCTTCATCAACATCGATAGAACATTCTTGGAGATTTTTAGTTGGTTTTTCTGACACTTCACTACCTATGGAAGACATCTGTTCTGAGTCACTAACAATGGTAACGTTATATTCTTTAAAAACTTCATTTGAACTATCAGAATCATCACTTTCTTTCGAAGATGTTTCTGTTGAATCTCTGACAATTAAAGGGATACATTCTTCTCCAAGGTTTTCAACCAAAGTACTTGGCAATTCACAGTCTTTAGAAGACATCTGTTttgattcagtaaatattttctCAATATCATGAGGACTCTCTTTTGTAATTCCTTCCAAAATGTTTTGTAACTCACTGTCTTCTGCAGATAATTTTATTGATTCAGTGATTACATCATTAACAAATTTTAGAATCTGATCATCTTGATATTTACAGAGGGAATGAGGAGAAAGATCTGGAGATACACTGCTTTGTTTTTCAGGAAGCTTTATTGTAATATCCTTTAGAGTCACAGAACTTAATGAAATATCTGCATCTGCATCTACATCATCCAAAACACTTGGAGAAACCTGAGAGCAACGTCTAACCATAGAACGTCCTCTTTCCCTtggaacagaaataaatatatcatcatcatcatcacttatagAAGGTGACTGATTATATTTACTTCGAGCAGAATATTTTAAgggaaattttatattttcaaagtcttCAGAGTCTGTAGAATCTTCAGCACTGCTACTTGGATCATACTCATTATCATCGTCACTGAgaattttttctctcatgttaTTCTTTTCTAACATATTAGGTAAAACACTTGTTTGCAAATGTTCAGACTTGATATGGTTTTCCCTATCAGCCTCCACTTCACTTTCCAGTTCATTTAGTTTGAATTTCTCCTCTTTTGTAAATTGACTGCTTAAATCCGGGGCACTTTTAGCAAAGTCTTTGACAATGGCTGTTGTTTCATTAAGCTCAAGATGTGGGGAGTTTCCAGCACTCTTTGATTTCTTTGTCAGAAAGTTGTTTTGAGCTGTTTCATCAATGGTGATGAAACCTgaacttgtatttatatattgctgACCTTCACTGTTATCTAATTCACTTAAACTATCTGATTCATAGTTTAGACTTGCTAACATACTTTCATTTAGAGTAATGTGTGGAATAGAAACACATGAAGAATTTGCAGATACTGAACTTAGTCTATCATTTAAATAATTTGGcattaattcatttttattagGTCCTTCTACTATTGAAATAAATGAACCACTAGCATTTGATGAAGTCTTGACAAAGGTTGGAGTAGACTCGGAACTGCTCTTTGCTAAACCAGCTTCGACGTCTTCTATAGAGTTTGCTACATAAATGATATCATTGCCACACATCACAGCACGTAATTGAGGGGCATGTTCTGAAATGTCATCTTTTGGGCCAACTGGAACAGGGCATTGTGGTCCAATAGTAGGTGTACTCATGAAGTTTTTGCAGTcattctcattttcttcttcGGGTATATTTTCGagattattttttatatcataATGTGATACAAATATGTCAGGAATTGAATCTTCGTTGCTAATTTTGTTAATTACATTCATGTCAACCACTTCATCACAAGAAGATGGTAATTTTAGGTCAGGTAAAGGAATATCACTAGCAGACATTGGACCTGTAATAGTGGGTTTCGATTTTTGTGTTGCTTTTGAAGAAATTTCCATTTGCAGAGTTTTGGGATCTTCGGTAATCTGTATTGCTGTTCTATTAGGAGTAATTTCAGGTTTTGGTACATGCAATGGAGTTGGGCTACCATCTCgatcaaaatcaacaacaaagtgGTCAGGTACTGGTTCACTTTTGCTAATCATACCaaacgttgtaatagtgttttggGGCCCAGTGATGCAAGAAATCCCCATTTCATTACTAAGCGAAGGGCTACTGTTAAACTGGTATGGACTGTTCATGTAATCATCATGCCAGGAAAATGGCATACCAGCATTGTTACCACTCATATCATGACTTCGGCTTGTTGGAAGATCACTGAAATACATACGTAAAGATGATTTTGTAAAAGTGGCTGGTAGATTGTGCCATGTTGTCATAGATATGTGTAAATAAAAAATAGGCAACAATGCATTGTGTACTCTACAAAACTCTGTCTTAAAGATGATAAAGCATTGAGTAGGGAGAATTTCAGAAAGTGCAAACTAAATATGCAGTCTTTAAAAACAAGTGCAGGTGTGTCAAGAGTTAATATCCCTGCCAAAAATGCATTATGTAGATGTCCGTTACAAGGACATCAAGTTTCAATGTGGAGGATGACAGGGAATCCCAGAAAGTGACTACTGAAGTGTGACATCTAATTTCAGCTGTACATCATATGGTGAGTAATCACTGTATGCCATGAAGTATATTTACAGTCAGTTGTGCATCAAAAGGACAGATAGAGCAGATGACCACTGAAGTgttacattatgtatatgtattgtcagTCGTGCAACATGAGGGCAGGTAGTTCAGGTAGCCAATGATGTGAAACAGACTATATCTGTTGTCAGTTGTAGATGGAAAAAAGGCAGATAGCTGATGTGACAAATGAGGTATGATTAAGGTATATTCAGCGTCAGTTGTGCATCTAAAGGATAAATAACTTGAGCAAGTGTTGAGGTGTGATGTAGAGTGTATTTAATGCTCTGTACATCTCAAGGTCAGGTAGATTAGAAAACATAACTTATCAGGTGTTTATGAAAATTAAGCTCTGGCTGTAAAAAGAAACATCATGAGGTATATCAAGCGTATTGATTGTCTTTgaggcaaataaaaaaaacatgaaaatttgtTTCTGTGAGATCAGCAAAAAGTATATCAAAACTACAGCAAGAGTAGGATAATCTTTGGTAACATAATAATGTAGCTCTTACATTCACTTTAATTTAGCTGTGTACATAATCCTGAACCAagattttcatttctatagtaaTAGTTCCGCAGCAGCACTGTTACTTAGGCATTCATGACAAAAAAGAGCTGGTGGTATAGATGAACGGATAACACAATGATGTACCTGCTcataggttgtgagttcaaatcgaCTTGAGTCATTTTGTTGTTTCTGGGCACAGTTCTTTATGCTATACTTCTGCTTACCAACTTATTGGTAATAAGCATGTGAACATCTGCAAGGACTATAGTGTTCTATCCACAGGGGAGAGTAACCTTTGGTTTGTTTCCTGCTTTGAAACTGGAGCAAAGCACCAATCCTTAAAAGTCCTTAAAGGTTTTGGAAGCATTTACATGTTTCTTTCCTGATTGCAATACTAAGTGTTGAGCTGTGTGAATGTAGTTACCAAAAAGTAATGAaatgatgaaaactaaaagaaatttgACTTCCTGTGTTATTTGCTGGTGGTGGTACCTTTTCCTGCTGCCGAAGGTCATTCAGTAAAAGATCTATGTAGCTCTGTCTGCCTGTATGGAAGTTGAAGAATTTGGATGGATTTTTAAAGGATTAAACCTGAAACACTcaagttattttatttacaagTATTCTACTTtacaatacatatgcatgcatgcgtgcacacacacacacacacacaaacatgcatacagacatgcacacacatatgcacctgCATGTACAGGTATTGCTGTtgggttaagaagtctgctttgtAACCACATAGTGTCATGTTTAATTCCActatatggcaccttaggcaggtgtcATCTAATATGGCTTAGGGTTGACCAATGCCTCATGAATAAAAATTAGCTggatagaaactgtatggaagcatgttgtccatatatatatatatatacatcatcatcatcatcatttagcatctgctttccatgctggcatgggttggacggttcaactgggctctgggaagccagaaggctgcatcaggcccagtctgatctggcaatgtttctacggctggatgcccttcctaacgccaaccactccatgagtgtagtgggtgcttttacgtgccaccagcacaggtgccagacgaggctggcaaacggccatgatcggatggtgctttttatgtcccaccggcacaggtgccaggcgaggctggcaacggccacgatcagatggtgctttctacatgccactggcacgtatatatatatataatatatatgtataaatatatatagacagagggcTTCCAagcagtttcacacacacacacatttgtgtgtgtctgtgcgtgttctTGTGTAGGTCTTTATAATGCCACCATTCTGCTGACAGTGATAATGTTTATGTCCCTCACAAGCAAAAATTCTGGCACTTCATGAAAGgtcatgaaataaagtaccttagttaaaaacaagcaaaagtcagtgtttggaagagcatctagctgtacaAATCCACAACCAACAAatcttgtctaacccatgccagcatagaaaagcagTGGATAGATAAAGaatattgatgatgacaatgatataacACAAatctgtgcacacatacatatatatactcacaggtgtacaactgaaacaaaatataataataataatataataataatcctttctactaaaagcacagggcctgaaatttgaggagagAGGACTTGTtaaaccccagtgtttcactggtacttaatttattgactccaaaaggatgaaaggcaaagtcaaccatttaAGGTGTAAGTGCACAAGGTAGTCTGACTCTGCATAAGGAatagacaaccacacacacacacacatgtatgtgtgtgtgtgtgtgcaactgtgtttgtttacatttgtgcatCTCTGGAAATTGCATGCTTTCTTGTCAACAAATCATCCACTAGATTTGTGTTTCCAAAGATGTGTGAAATAAAAGGCCGCTTTCTtggaaaacaggtaagggttagcaacaggaagagcatccagctgtaaaacaatgtctCAATAATATAATTGTCTAATGCATGCTAGCActggaaaacaaatataaagacaaCAGATTGTAATGGTGGACAAACTGCTTTCATAGGATCCAATCTGCCCATATCTTGAACAATTTATATAAACCATATCTGACTCTCAGAATATATGAGAAAGGTACTTGACCATTACAAGTTTTACAAAAGACTGGCACAAGGTCACCAATTACAGAGGCAGGGTATAGTCAACTGAATCAGCTTCAGTGCATGGCTGGTACTTATACTGACCTTAAAAAGGTAAAAGGTAAGGTTACTTTCAGCAGGATTTAAACTTGCAAagtaaagatatattttttttctttttcttttacttgtttcagtcatttgactgtggccatgctggagcaccgcctttagtcgagcaactcgaccctgggacttattcttttgtaagcccagtacttattctatcggtctcttttgccgaaccgctaagtgacggggatataaacacaccagcatcggttgacaagcaatgctagggggacaaacacacacatacatatatatatatatatatacatatatacgacaggcttctttcagtttccgtctaccaaatccactcacaaggctttggttggcccgaggttatagaagaagacacttgcctaaggtgccacgcagtgggactgaacccggaaccatgtggttggtaagcaagctacttaccatacagccactcctgcacctatatgtagtaaaataattaaagacaTTTTCTGGTTCTCTACAGACTCTCCTCAACCACCCTCTAAGCATCATAAAAATATTAGATAATGGCACAAGTAGCACAACCTGCACTCCACAAGAACATATCTGttacattctttcttttaaacattaaactaatataatatttgttaatatttatccATCATGTGTTATcttttttcttgattttgttcATTACAATTCCAATACATATTATCACACTGATATTGTGTCCCACTAAGGccaaccttgtctttcatccttttgggggtcaatggaataagtaccagttgaatgctggggtcaAAATAAAATTGggtcttgtgcttccagtagaaaggattgttacatTGATATTACAAGACAGTTAATGGCATAACAGTCAGACAAAGCATCTTGTGATATTTAGCTgcatttctttatgttctgagtttaaaatccCACCACAGCTGATTTTAGGGATCAGTTAAAACAAGAACCAGTTAAATGTGGGATTGATTTAATCAATTGACTCTTTCTCCCCAAATTCATGGTCTTCAATTAATGCAAGAAATCATCATATAGATATTATCATTGCTACGATTTTTCTAGATTGTTTGcaattattttactttaatttgtttgtttaaa is from Octopus sinensis linkage group LG7, ASM634580v1, whole genome shotgun sequence and encodes:
- the LOC115214136 gene encoding uncharacterized protein LOC115214136, which produces MWQMLLDWLWIVWNFMLLYYIGVRSLFQDVTNERKKPSALPPQHGRVAIVTGGTTGIGYYTIKTLCSLGMHVIIASRCKKHIQKAIDDIKKEQPDAVIEGFEVDLGSMKSVHKFAYEFKSRRLPLHILINNAAVMYVPYKKTEDGLERHIAVNYMGHFLLSILLLPVLNMSGTNQLFARIVNVSSSTHRVGNIDLSTFTSKGAKPSRYSPYASYSQSKLAMIMATYELARRLKAAKCFRVTVNALHPGVVDTNLHSNAVFPVPLIRYLISRFYLTPEQGADTVLHVALSPDLEKQSGGYYENCERATSSKLSNSMQLQQAIWHTTCSVLGIDPHDLPTSRSHDMSGNNAGMPFSWHDDYMNSPYQFNSSPSLSNEMGISCITGPQNTITTFGMISKSEPVPDHFVVDFDRDGSPTPLHVPKPEITPNRTAIQITEDPKTLQMEISSKATQKSKPTITGPMSASDIPLPDLKLPSSCDEVVDMNVINKISNEDSIPDIFVSHYDIKNNLENIPEEENENDCKNFMSTPTIGPQCPVPVGPKDDISEHAPQLRAVMCGNDIIYVANSIEDVEAGLAKSSSESTPTFVKTSSNASGSFISIVEGPNKNELMPNYLNDRLSSVSANSSCVSIPHITLNESMLASLNYESDSLSELDNSEGQQYINTSSGFITIDETAQNNFLTKKSKSAGNSPHLELNETTAIVKDFAKSAPDLSSQFTKEEKFKLNELESEVEADRENHIKSEHLQTSVLPNMLEKNNMREKILSDDDNEYDPSSSAEDSTDSEDFENIKFPLKYSARSKYNQSPSISDDDDDIFISVPRERGRSMVRRCSQVSPSVLDDVDADADISLSSVTLKDITIKLPEKQSSVSPDLSPHSLCKYQDDQILKFVNDVITESIKLSAEDSELQNILEGITKESPHDIEKIFTESKQMSSKDCELPSTLVENLGEECIPLIVRDSTETSSKESDDSDSSNEVFKEYNVTIVSDSEQMSSIGSEVSEKPTKNLQECSIDVDEETKVFKVETLTYNSESEFETVTMQHDSIAPAVKDEDNRIENVFVDSISSEIRTFLAEKGSETTKNIPDNQKDSRMNPAFSQKGWDRLPYNATEAEMNAFREYAAFTDTLKRTGRITPIPHQLDTVMEEAVTEDTNSMFKTNQEALHNIESPRKPRRNSQEIESNIIKDCALFADAFLTDHSYLLHQPTEDLNKPKESPVRKITKQFEEKINLSGRQSPLCPQNSPESSSRASSPHPQFFFPSNSMTESSFEEEEEEIRANRVIFSPLSSPVKRIDEDVDSMGFLFLIPQNKYTKAKIVSVSGNIDSNLETVKGVPIDDNIYCASSEYPSSPHGDCKNEAAKENVTTTDMENVHDTQSEISTNENDGKDISVKEQSTFTESDLNQELPSNIQDESITESETSKDTIQTHQPLVTNEVVQNITESDQSPLTETESCEPLSADSNISESNQIATEDNLTNQSNCSEGHNSSGKDCCDDNLSQTDQHFTLGENFENFDNDSNPQSDRSSDTLVDMPLGNESCYENQPMTCETPKQVESEISASICQDEQTSPTNNAETGANIEYTDNSEISSASYYSPTKSSSGSEDCWFDSKSLSLDFELNKDDTGYAKMLASYYAVSKEECQDGSQDDTAGNTIATAGNTGLEECNEGSTDTPQSTIADVTEKDT